The Drosophila sulfurigaster albostrigata strain 15112-1811.04 chromosome 3, ASM2355843v2, whole genome shotgun sequence genomic sequence ttataactatgCCACAAGAGAGCTCTGAATGTATTTTTACTTATTCTGTTTCGCCATGACTGTCAAGTTCGTGCCTTGAGTCTTTTGTGTTTGCGAGTTTGTGGCCTAAGTCTTTTCGGCAAGTCAtgcaaaaatcataaaaataaataaaaagaaacctCAAAACGAATCATTttgaaagtaaagtaaatactTACAGATATTTATggaaactataaatatatatgtacatacatatatacatatatatagcatGTCTTGTCAGTTGAGTTTTGCATAGAACGCAgttctttattgttgttgtattgttgtagTCAACTTCCTTGTGCATAAATAACACATATACATAATGATGAAAAAGTGCAGGCAGTTGTAGTAATAAAGCACAACAGGGAACCGAGAGCAGAAAAACAACTTCCGCTTTAACTGAATTCACATTAACATTCGcattctgcttcttcttctttttcacgATACTTACAGCGCATCCCGGCAAATGCTACGATAAGCTCACGAGACGCTTCATGCTGCCCGACAAGGAATACAAGCCGAAGGGCATCTGTGCCGCCATGACGTGCGACATTGAGGCGCGTCAGATCAATATCGAGACCTGTCCCTACATCGAGATGCCCGGCTGCGAGGAGCTGCCCAGTGACCTCAACTGGAGCTTCCCCAAGTGCTGTCCGCAGTTCAAGTGCGTCGACTTCAAGACCGGCAAGGAGTTTGTTGTCTCCGTCtagacaacggcaacggcatcTATTTGCTCTCTTTTGCCAAGCGCCCCGCCCGGTTCAATTGCCGGTGGAAAAGGGGGAGGAGCGGTCTCTACCTGAAACGTGattttacataaaatgtattcttaGTTCTCTAGTAACTGTGTTTTGCGAGTGCGTGTGAATGACTTAGTtagcttgtttgtttgtttattctgagtgtgtgtgtgtgtgtgtgtgaatgattCATTTAGCagacataatttatttattattccaatttgtaaataacaaaacaaaacaaaaataatttgcataatttcttGTAAAACCTTTTGATGATCTTTTATCATATCTCATGTGTGAACATATTAACTTCTTTGTCTTCTCTAGTTATAaacacattaatttattttgatttattcaaaaaaCACTGTATGCGATATTTGCAATTGTGACTAACtgtataaaattgtttagtttcttagtgataaacaacaacaaaaatacaaaaacaacaaataaaaaaaacaattaatgaaatattaataactaCAGCGTATTTTATGTATTCGAATTCCAATTCTCATATTTTTTGCCCATTGTAGCCCGAAAAAGATATTTCGTCATTTCCATATTTGAGCATCTTTCTTTGCGTGACGATTCAATACGTTTTGCATTCACTGGTCTTACGCGCTTGCCGCTTCGCTCTTTATTTGGACTTTGCCAACCGACAACGGTTCGTTTAATTAACAGTGCCGCCTTAACTTGGCCGTCTGATTCATCTTGGCCTTTAAATTGGCAAACATCGC encodes the following:
- the LOC133843618 gene encoding uncharacterized protein LOC133843618 produces the protein MYAEKVCVAFALIACLACVVESAVYTQPAQVHNAHPGKCYDKLTRRFMLPDKEYKPKGICAAMTCDIEARQINIETCPYIEMPGCEELPSDLNWSFPKCCPQFKCVDFKTGKEFVVSV